The genomic stretch ATAACCTTATTGCATCGAGCCACTTTGGTTGAATTTGCCCTTTCTGCCTTGCGTTTTGTTGAATAAAATCATTTCTAAAGCtgcttttagtgtttttaatcaGGTTATGTTTGTCTtatataaaagcaaaaacaggagaaatatgaaaGGGGGTGTACAAGTTATTTACTGGCCTAAAGTTTATTGACCActtgccttttttaaaaaaaaaaaagttggaacGTTTTAGGTTGGACAACAAgtgctaaatgttttaaaaaaaatctagtttgCAGCTGTTCATCCTCTTctcttgtctcttttttttttttttttaggagtttgACAAGAAGTACAATCCAACCTGGCACTGCATCGTCGGGAGGAACTTCGGCAGCTACGTCACTCACGAGacaaagcattttatttacttCTACTTGGGCCAAGTGGCCATTTTGCTCTTCAAGTCCGGCTGAGTTTCTGATGTTGTACCGAGGAGTGTTTTCCTCCCCGAACCTAAATTGGAAATGCACTGGTGGCTGATGTCTCCCATACACTTATGACATACCATAACGATGCAAAATCTGCCGTGCGCAACTGCATGGACTATACACTTATATAATATGTATGTTACAGTAAGTTTACTTTTTCGATAGTTGCCATTTGAATGCAACTGAAGTAGTTTTCGTTGATTCTAGGTTGTGAAAGATTTCCGCGTGGCCCTCGATTGTATAATAAAGGAAAGCTCTAGAATGTAGTGGTCCATCTGCTTTCCTTCATAAGTGGCATTGCCAGACCCAATAATGAGAAACTCGTGTTTTTAGATAGTGAAGTTAAACCTTTTGCATGACGATTCATCTTGAAAATGTGAAAGCGAACATTGAAAAGGTTGAtcgagggggagaaaaaaaaaacagtctgttcAGTTCTCTTGCTCTAAGCGATTTATAGGAAATTATTTCGTCCCAACCACACGGGATACAAAACcccttgttttttattattattttttttattttaatatttgatgAATCTTTAGCAGAAGGTGAAACTTTAGCAGCCGCGCTCATGAAAGATGTCACATTGCCGAACGCGCGTTACACTCTGGAAGAGGCACAAGAGGATGCAGGCAGTCTTGGGAGAGGTTTAgtttgtcaaatcttaaactttCACTGTGAAGGGAGAGAGCATTTAGGGCTCGCACAAACAGACCTAAGCCTGTAATGTCTGTGCTACAAGACTACAGACTGGTTACCAGAAATCACTCGCATAGCTCTTATATTTACGATCCTGTGTTAACTGCATGTTTGGAGGTTactgcacacatttttttatttttattgcttcaAAACTCAAAATCTGTTCTGGAGGCAAATAATTTAGTGTTTTCAGCTTTCGAGTATGTGGATGTTGGACATCGCCgacacacgtttttttttgtcccagtgaTTGCTATATATAGCAGCGTTAGATAAACAAATGAGGTTAATTTTTATCAAGGCTACCACCGCCCATGTGTTTCAGATGGTTGTGTCGTCTCATGTGGTTTGTGATACCTTTAAAGTTGCAGCACCTTCTTAGTTTTAGTGGCCAGTGTCTTGCCAGGCGAAGCATTTAAGTGTCGActcctttaaaaaagaaaagaaaaaatgccgGTATAGGTTGATCTGTTACCCGTTCGGTTACAAGTTTTAGGTTTTTTCGTTTTGTAATATCAGTATAAATAGTTTGAAAAAGGCATTGCACAATTTTTGAATCAAGGATTTTTGGATTTGGGCAGATTGACGGGTTTGAGTCCGTGGGGGCGGATAACAACACATTTCTCGCTGTGCGTAAAGACTGAATGTTTACTGAGTTATTGTCTCCCATTTGGCAGTTGtgggtgaaatgttttttttgtttttttttcccagtcttAGCTtggattgatttttttgttgtcatgGGACGTCTTCCTAATTGTTGTCAATGTAAACTGATTTAGCGTTGTTTTCCTCTGGCATGTATTCTTTGCAATGTATGTTGTAGGAGCCGTTCCAATGCTGTTAAATTTGCACAAAACTTGTGCCTGTCATTGCTCTCAACTGTAAATGGCTTGAGTACAATTGCACTTCATTAGATTTATCCAGTAGGTTGCTACAGAACCAAAACTGTATAAAccggataaaataaaaaaaaatcattgttgacTTACTACTGGTTGGCTTTTAGTTTGTCATTGCCTtgtgtttaaaattaattacCATGGTTAACAATGGGGCACTACataaaaagtttgagttttatttCATACCAACTATTAGAAAAACCCTTACTATTACGTTGTTGATTGGCAAACTAgataaatgttttagaaaattCAGGCTTAGCTAACCCCCCCTTTCTCCATTTCTGAAATGTTACCGTAATATTTGTTCAAAAAAATACTTGGGGGTAAAATACTGAGAATGAATATTTCTACGCTACACTTGATCTCATGTTAAATAACTAGTTAGCCTTAAATTTAGCTGCTAGCTTGTAAAACTGATCATTTaggaaaatatgaaaatttTTAGAAGGTATTGATATCCTTGGTAAAATGTGGTGGAAAAATTATATGTATACATAAGTAATTAGACATTGCTAACTGGTACATTTAAGAGCTGTTCATGTGCAGCTAATTACTTACTTTCAAGTTAAATAGCTAACTATCTAGCCTTCTGTTACCTGCGCAAATTTAGAAGAACATAAACTTTTTTCATTGTTAGTCTGATGTTGATGTAAAATCTGTGTATCAAAACCAAATATTTAAACCAAGTTTTGAAAAAGCATTCACCAGAAActaatcacacattttccaGCTAACTAGTGGACTCATTAACTATAGTTATTGTAAAGTTGTGCACACAAGAAAATATATACTCTGTACTGTATGCGAATATGCTGACGTCACTAATTTCCGGTAAGAGCACATCTCGAAGGTTTTTCAAGACAAAAGCCTTTACTTATTTGAAGCTATTCACCTAATGATGTGTCATTTATCAGTTTAGTTTCAAATGTagcaaattttgaaaaacatgaacCTATTAAGAACCCCCCCTTAACACACACCCACTGACTTTACGGTAAGGGAAAGGTATATTTAGCGgggctgtgtttttgttgtgaCTGCAGCTAAACCCTTGTCAATAACCCATCTACATGCTTTATAGCTAAGAAATTAAGCTACCTTGTAAAAGAGTGCTATTTTGGAAAAATATgaccttttgtgttttattgtataTGTTGTCATTGTAATGTAAAAATAGTACATAAAATAGTAAATTTTGTAGGATGCTAATCTGAAGCTAATTCCCCGTTTCCATGCTAACTAGCAGCTAgtactggggggaaaaaaagaaaagcatgtgGAGtaagattctttttttaattcaatgtcaatagattttattttgttatttcccCTTTCTATCAATAGCCTGATCTTTTCATAAATGTTGCTGAAATGGTTGCCGTTTGTGTTAATAGCTAATGTTTGCATTAGCAGTGTTACCCTGCGTAATTTACTTTGAAGGTTCGTGAATTGAAgtcaaaaaataattatttttttaaattagtaacTTGTATGTTGAGAATTTGATTAAAGAACTGTGTAGCGTTCATGGGGAATTTGCTTCACCTACCAACCtgtgttaaaacatttagttttctttagtACAACAGGATATGATTGTCCATTAACAATGATCACTCGCTTGATGAGTGAACATGGGGTCAAATTTTGGTTCATTTATTGGGCGAAACGAGGTCTGACCGAGAAATGTTGGACTCGAGACATACTTTTTCAAGCTTGTGTAAGTAATCTAACGACATAAAACTCTAATGGGGATTTAAAGGGAATTCCGATTTGCATGGAAAATTCATACACACTTTTTGTCGAACGTGATCTTTTAAGCCGCAAGAAACCCCACAAAGCCAAGAAACCCGCAAGCGAAACCATAAAAGCAACAGAATGAAACAACAGAGCACGCCATACAGTGTGTGAGGTAACTGAGCGAGATGAATGGCTCACAAAAGCAACGTACTATTTAAGGCTTCAGCATTcatctgtgaaagctgcagggcTCTACAGCATGCCTGTAGCGGCTGATTATTGTGTTCACTGTGAATAAATGGGAAAATAGGTCCATAGCAACAAGTGTGTCAGATGTTCACTCTGAGATGAGGAGCACGAGCCATGTAACTGTGACATGAGGCCACTGTAGAATTGTGCTGTTTACCCGTatgcctgtaaaaaaaaaataagtggacGTGTGACTGCTTTTCTGTGGGATGAACTGATGCTTGCTGCATGACTTGATATTACTTTAGCATCCAAATACCTTAAAAGCAAtctaagaaaatatatttataatttctGGTTTAATGGACTTTGCCTCCTGTgatcaccttaaaaaaaaaaaaaaaagaaatgagcaTGGATATGGTACAACAGTGGTGGCCAATATCTAAAATGAAGTCTGCATTAAATATTTCTTAGCATATTTAAATGATTCGATTTGCCAGTCAGGGATGATTAACGAGAAGAAATGTCACGTTGAACACTTTCAGTCTTCATATAATCGTTTTGCTTTCCCCCGTTAATGCGGCACAAACTGCAGCTGTTTGTGTTTACGTCCCACTCCAGCTAATTGCACTGATATGCGCACCTACATCATCGGGGCTTTGGTTGGTATGGAAACCTGCGCACGCATGATTCACGTTAGCGCACAAAGCGGATCAGAGGTTAGATTGTGTGTCAGTGTCAAGGCTTGCGTGACAGAATGAGTAACCATATAAATGCACAGGGATAAATGTGGATTTCATGGTATTGAAAAGCTGCAAGTTCAGTTGTTGAGCACATTTAAAATACTATAGTGACAGCACGGAGAATAGgcattttctttgtgtcttgGATACTTTTTGACACATGCAGCCCGAGCATGTTGTGACATTTGCGTGGGCGACTGttgcttgatgggttgagtagtcgtctggcaatcagaaggttgtgggttcggcacttaaccccaaattgcccaCTGAGCTGCGTCTCGTGTATGGGGAGTGtaggcctagtggttagagcagcgtgcttgcactcagagaaggatgcaagtacccggttcgatccccaacgcctgcactctgggtccctgagcaagacccttaaccccagaacgcttcccaggcgccgcacatggcagcactgcaaaaacggatctaaaaacaagtaaaatgttctcaaagttagtctatttgtccttgatttgagcaggtaaataagattgtctgccaatgggaatgagtatctttacccctaaaataagacaattagacatcctgcacttgaaataagatgatggagatgaattgttcctattttaagtggaaaaatcttattccattggcaaatagtcttatttacctgctcaaatcaaggacaaatacactcatttcacgAAAagtttacctatttttagtcctgtttttgccgtaagcccactgctccccaagggtgatgggttaaaaagcagacaacaaatttcgttgtaatgtatgtttcaatgtgtgtttcaatgacaataaagatgatattactatttctgttagttttattaCACTTTCATGCCGCCTTTGCTGGAAAACCTTTAAACCGAGAGGTCACAGAGTCGATGGAGCTGAGAAATCAGACAAATTAAAGAGGATTAATGAATAATTTCTAGAGTCAGACTGAGGTCAAAGTGGATGAAATGAGATACTCTCGGGGGTTAACTGAAGGACTTAGCCTCTTTCACATCTATCTAAATTTCTCATATTACAAAGTTTGAAaccagagctgctgctggacaTAAAACCACACGGGGGGAACACGATCGCAATATGAAGTCTTGACTGAAATTCCCATTTATATACTTACACAGTGGTGTGAAAAGTATTGGATTCCTACAGAttgattcagttttttttgctCACAAACACAAGATCGGATCCAAAATGCTTGCTTCAAATGAGGGTTttgttcagagaaaaaaaagccatccGAACCGTCTTCtgtaaatcagtttttttcccctctaaacctaataactggttgtgtcAACCCTGCAGAACAACTTTAATTCAAACACATTGGTGGGTTTTCCAGCATGGCCGCCCTGTTTAAAGTCATAGCCTCTCGGTTatatttaagtctggactttgattaggccactcgaaaaatgtttttattttgaggaGTTCAAAAGTGAAATTTGCAGATGTGCTTTTGGGTCGTTCTCCAGTTGCACGAGCTTATTATGAGAAACTGATGGATTTCAGGGTTTATAGTAAAACAAAATTCACGTTTCCATCAACAACTTTTCTATTACAGCAAGTCGCCGCCATCCTGCAGCAGAATAAGCGTTCATTctaccaccatcatgtttcactGTATTAAGTTCTTCTCCTGAATATGCTTTGTTCGTTTTATGGTAGATGTGACTCAACATGCACTTTTCAGTCCACAGAATACGTAATTATTCATACTTCTGGCAGATTCAGGTTTGGTCTGTATCTTTTCACATGCCAACATGAGTCTTCTGATAGATATTAATGTTTTGGAGGCCGAGCCAGAGTAGTTGCTTGAACCTGATATAGATAATGTGGAGGGAACTAAATATTAGAGTGATGAGCCCAATGCTGCAAGGTCTTCGAACCTCAACAACGTGGAGCTCATCATTTAagaataatcatcaaaataccagtggaaacatgcaaagaGCTGTTCAGCAGCATTGGAATGGCTGAAAAACCAGTACAGATTTTCTATTGGTTATTCAGAAGGGAAcatgcaattttattaaaatgtaaatagaatCAGGTTAATTATCTTTTTGAAATTAAATCTCCTTATACATAGTTTTGAGAGATACCTCACAGATGCTTTACATGGAAATTGAAACAAGGGAACACtactggtggaaaaaaaagaagcttattTGCTTTCTGAAGGAATTTTGAGGTCTAGATCACTGAGTTCTTGTCTTATTCTGATATTTTTCTAAATGCATCTTCTTTAGTCTGTAGTGGACATTCTGACCTTCAAATGTGAACATGcctgttaaaacaaaattagtGTATTAATATCTCCTTTGCAAAACCTTAAGCCcacttaaaataagtatttaGTCTTTCCTTCTCATCAGTCAGACTCTTATAATTTTTGAACACGGATTTCCAGGAACTTTACCCTTTAACAACCTTTAATCATGTATTTTGCTGCCACGCAGCAGATGTAGCCAACAAAAACGCTCAGGTGTCGCCCCTGCTTGAAATCTTAAGTTTAATCTCGGCTTGGTAAGAGAGGAACCAAAGGAAAATGTAATATAATGAATCAAAGCTGGCCTGCCTTCCAGACACGTTGTATCACACTGGCCTCACATTAACTCGGACTTTAGGCACAAATGTGTCACAAGCCTGTCTGCTTCTTTGCCAAACTCGCAGCACTGTATTgtgctctttatttttaatttttttcccttcccaTTAGCACCTCCGTCCCCCACATACCTGCCTGCGTTCTCTTTCATAGCCTCTGGCTGCCTTTGCCCATCTTCCCACACAGAGCTGTAATTTCTGGCCAGAACACATTCACATGTAGACTGCACAGATAATTGACTGGGAGATGAGACCAACCCCGCCTGCTGTGAAATTAAAGACACATTTGCACAAAATTCTCTCCTGaggtgagttaaaaaaaaattgttttaaatatagtgtagatgtaaaaaaaaaaaaaaaaaagctaatctcGAATGTTTAGCGTTAAAGCTGATGCAGCTCTAACTATGAATGCCACAGTGGCATTAGATCTCTGATTAATCGTAAAAAGATCCTGTTATTGTGACTAATCTGTTGTCCCCCCCCCTGTTTAGAAATCTCTTCTCTAGTTCAGCTCTTCTCATGTTTGAttcacaaaacatttgaaaacaacatgcacaccaaacacattttatttttttattttttttgaggcAAGGTCTTAAAatatcttcttcttttgttcagCGTGGAGCTCTCATTGATGCAGTGGATGTTTGTGCTCTGCAGATGCCTCATAGACTGAGGGGTGACCAGTGGGCGGACGTAACGCCGACATAACAAGGAGGCACATGACTCAGGCTCAAACACGAGGGAtgctgagagagagaaaaaaaaaaaagcggccTGCTCGTGTATAACCAAGAACATGGACCGTGATTCTGTACCTAGGCTGGAGTGTATTTTCCTTTATTGTTTGTGATAAAGCATTATGGATGCATCATTGCATGAAAGTCTTTGCAAATTGAAATATGACCCTCTTTTGTCACTTGTGGTTAACGTGTATATTTGTTTCAAAATCTACATTTGGATTGTGAATTTTCTTAGGATGTACTGTCAGTCTTTTTCTAAAAAAGGGGGAAGACAACAAACAGTGTTGTCTTCAACACATCACAGTTGCAACTGGAGTTTGAGTGAACTGTAGACATAAACACCTATactatttttttatgaatggcCTGTCTACATTGTATGCCAGATGCAATCTTCATCTAACATATATTTAgagatattcttttttttttgcagagtaaAACTTCCTTTTGCACATGCAAGCAACCGGCTTCGCCACGCTGTATGCCTGAAACACCGACACAGAATGCAtccataaaaatagaaatactcAGATACTTCCCCAGCAGGTATTTTGTATCCACACAGCATGAAATTTCCATCGAAAACTGATGATGGCTCTGATCTATGGCGTCTCGCTTCATGTCCGCCAAGAGATGACCTCCTCTTGTAgaatacatttttcttccttAAATGCTTTCAGTTTTGGGGTAAAAAAGGACTCTTCAGGAAGCCACACAGTGAAGGCACACAGTGAGAATGTTGCACAGCTGTTGCACAAATTCACATAAATCCAAACGTGATTAGACATTCACTGGGCTGCAAAGGCTTTTGTTTATGCCCCAAGTTGTTGTGGTTTTAGAAACTGCACGCTCTGATATGTTCTCTTCGTGTGGCTGCTAGGAGTTTCATGGACCAAAACATAAATGCAAGATAAAGGCAGATGTAATGGCTTAGCTTGTAAtaaacactatttttttttaaagaatagcaAGAATGTTAGACGATATAAACCCAAGACATAATGTTTCTTAATCTTCTTATATGAAAATGCTGGTTTGCCTTTCTACAGCAGGGACAAGGAGATAAGTCAGCATTAATtaatgagaagatggatggagctaaatactggGCAATCCTGGTTGATGGAGGCTGCAACTTGGAAGATGGGCGTTGGTTCACTCTGCAGCAGGAAAACAactctaaacatgcagccagagctacaaatAATTGATATAGATCAAAGAATATTGCTTTGTTAGAATGGCCTGGCCAAATCTAAATCTAACTGAGAATATGTagcaaatttaaaacaaattggcACAAAAGGTCTCCATCATATCTGACTGAGCGTGAGTTATCCACAATGAAGAGGAGCAATAATGTCTTTAGAAGTCTAAAGCTGCGATCTCTCACTCTGAATGCCATGACAGGTTGTTTTACCTTGAAATGTGAAAACGTTCAAAAGGTTTGAaccggtttttttttttttaacttaaaacgTTGTTTTAGGTTTTGCAGTACCACATATTGACCACGAGAGGGCAGCCATACTCTAAAAATGTAGCTTTTATACCACTGATGCATTCTAACAGGGAGCTGTGACCAGACATCCACTaaatcataaaaagaaaatcataataACTATTTACCACCATGTGGTGTAATATACATTGTTGACATAAGTATTATTTGATGATTAATGCAGAGCAAAAGAGCCTGAGAGGGTATTTTCAGGTgccaaacagagaaaaaaaaaaacattttgaaacttGCCATGTGGTTGAAGAATGTGACGCATGCATTCAATGAACCTACATGTTGTCCTTGCATAGGACACCTAAAGGTGATCTGGTTCACAAAGGAACATGCCCGGTCTGCTTTGCTGCACCTGAGAGCAGTTTGTTCTAATGGTTTCCCCCAGATAGACAGTGGCCATGAAAGTTTGCACTGCATTACGGGAAGTTGCTGAAGCAGTCACCCCCCACACGGTTTCACTCAAGTGTGGTATCGCTCATACGCCATTAGGCTCATTAACAGGGTCATTCTGAAGATTAGAAAGGTGGACCTCAGCAAGGAGGAATTTCATTGTGGCTGCAGGCATAAAAAACACAGACGTTAAGTTAATCAGACTGGATATGAGAGTGGTAGAGTTTTAAGGGGACTGATCCCttctccatatatatatatatatatatatatatatatatatatatatatatatatatatatatatatatatatatatatataatactgaGCAAAAGCAACTAATGATTGGCTTTAATTGATTTCCAAAATGCAAAGTAAGcggcaaaaataaatatctaaatcaCATCAAAATGTGTTGCAGCTACCCCTTGCCTTCAAACCAGCATCACTTCTTGTAGGTACACTTGCAAAAAGGCAGGGGTTCTGCAGGATGGTCAACAGTGTCACATGTAGGTTGAAACGGACATTATCTGAACCAGAAAGAGATGTGTAGGAGGCTTAAAACCAGGTGAAGAACGGGTAAAACTCTGCTACCCAGGGGAGGCTGTAGAAGACAGTTTCATGAAACAGGTAGTGTGTCAAGATGTGATGTTCAAGCTCTTCTAAAGAAGCATGCTGGAAAAAAGGGGGGGCAACATTGAGGATTTTAGATGCAGTGGTGGGCTAAGGAGACTTGGTGAAGCAGATGAAAAACACCTGAAGCTTATTTCCTTTTGAAATCAGAAGATGTCCAGCTGTGCTTTCAGCTCCAGACTGACAGATATGGGACCCAGGTACGCACATCCACTGTCCAGAGAAGTCAGGCCAGAAGTAGTCTTCATGTTGCAGCCAAAAGAGCCAAACCTCCCACGTGGAAGCGAAGCCAAGCAACCCAACTATGCACGCAAACACAGAATCTACGGGCGCAGAAAAATGGGAGCAGGTGATCTGGACCGATGAGACAGCgtttaaaatgtttggttgcAGCAAAAGGAATTGGGTTCGGCGAAGAGCTGGAGAGCGCTGCGGTAATAAACGTCTGCAGGCAACAGTGAAGCATGCTGCATATCTGCAAATAGAGTCAGAGAATGTAGTCAGGATGAATGGTGTCCTCAAAGCTGTGAAATGCTCGTCCATCATGCAATACCATCAGCGAGGCGTATGATTGGTCCAAAATGAATTCTGTTGTAGGACAACAacccctaaacatgcag from Fundulus heteroclitus isolate FHET01 chromosome 18, MU-UCD_Fhet_4.1, whole genome shotgun sequence encodes the following:
- the dynll2a gene encoding dynein, light chain, LC8-type 2a, yielding MTDRKAVIKNADMSEDMQQDAVDCATQAMEKYNIEKDIAAYIKKEFDKKYNPTWHCIVGRNFGSYVTHETKHFIYFYLGQVAILLFKSG